Proteins co-encoded in one Spirosoma endbachense genomic window:
- a CDS encoding VOC family protein, giving the protein MQKITTFLTFNDQAEEAANLYTSIFKNAEIDHISRYGEAGPAPAGTVMTVMFHLDGQEFIALNGGPHFTFAEGISLFVNCETQEEVDNFWEKLSEGGEKGPCGWLKDKFGVSWQIVPSVLNSLLQSKDAEKSKRVMEAMMKMSKLDIKTLEEA; this is encoded by the coding sequence ATGCAAAAGATCACGACATTCCTGACGTTCAACGACCAGGCCGAAGAGGCCGCGAATCTGTATACGTCGATTTTTAAAAACGCAGAAATTGACCACATTTCCCGGTATGGTGAGGCAGGTCCGGCACCGGCAGGAACGGTAATGACTGTTATGTTTCACCTCGATGGGCAGGAATTTATAGCCTTGAATGGTGGACCTCATTTTACGTTTGCCGAAGGTATTTCACTCTTCGTTAACTGCGAAACTCAGGAGGAAGTAGACAATTTTTGGGAGAAGCTTTCTGAAGGTGGTGAAAAGGGCCCCTGTGGCTGGCTCAAAGACAAATTCGGGGTATCGTGGCAAATTGTGCCGTCGGTATTGAATAGCCTGTTGCAGAGCAAAGACGCGGAGAAATCAAAACGGGTTATGGAAGCCATGATGAAAATGTCTAAGCTTGACATCAAAACATTAGAAGAAGCGTAA
- a CDS encoding proline iminopeptidase-family hydrolase — protein MRLLSFLVAICLLVSCKQNDTSTAVSVADYFSYGDSLESAGVKLIPIKTPAGEFKVWTKRFGNNPKIKILLLHGGPAMTHEYMECFETFFQRQGFEFYEYDQLGSYYSDQPKDTGLWTTERFVEEVEQVRQAIGADSSNFYVLGNSWGGILAMEYALKYQRHLKGLLVANMMASAPEYGKYADDVLAKQMKPEVLAEVRAIEAKKDFTNPRYMELLIPNFYHEHLCRLAEWPDGFNRSMKHANNDIYVLMQGPSEFGISGRLARWDIKNRLNELTVPTLMIGAKHDTMDPKAMEEQSKLVKKGRYLYCPNGSHLAMWDDQQVFMNGVIKFIHDVDSGNL, from the coding sequence ATGCGTTTACTCTCCTTCCTTGTAGCGATTTGCCTTCTTGTTTCCTGCAAACAGAACGATACGTCAACGGCTGTCTCCGTCGCAGATTATTTTAGTTATGGTGATTCACTGGAATCGGCAGGGGTAAAACTAATCCCGATTAAAACGCCAGCGGGTGAGTTCAAGGTCTGGACAAAACGGTTTGGCAACAATCCAAAAATAAAGATCCTGCTATTGCACGGTGGCCCCGCCATGACGCATGAGTACATGGAATGTTTTGAGACGTTTTTTCAGCGACAGGGCTTTGAATTTTATGAATACGATCAATTAGGTTCTTACTACAGCGATCAGCCCAAAGACACCGGCCTCTGGACAACCGAACGATTTGTTGAGGAAGTCGAACAGGTTCGCCAGGCTATTGGAGCCGACAGTTCAAATTTCTATGTGCTTGGCAATTCATGGGGTGGTATTCTGGCAATGGAGTATGCCCTGAAGTACCAAAGGCATTTGAAAGGATTACTGGTTGCCAATATGATGGCCAGCGCCCCTGAATATGGAAAATATGCGGATGACGTGCTTGCCAAACAAATGAAGCCCGAAGTGCTTGCGGAAGTTCGGGCGATTGAAGCGAAAAAGGATTTCACGAATCCGCGTTATATGGAATTGCTCATTCCCAATTTCTATCATGAACATTTATGCCGTCTGGCCGAATGGCCTGATGGCTTTAACCGGTCTATGAAACATGCCAACAATGACATTTATGTGTTGATGCAGGGGCCGAGTGAGTTTGGGATTAGCGGTCGACTTGCCAGGTGGGATATTAAAAATCGCCTGAACGAACTGACAGTCCCTACCTTGATGATTGGTGCCAAACACGATACGATGGACCCCAAGGCAATGGAGGAGCAAAGCAAACTGGTCAAAAAAGGTCGCTATCTCTATTGCCCCAACGGAAGCCATCTGGCAATGTGGGATGACCAACAGGTGTTTATGAACGGAGTCATCAAGTTTATTCACGATGTAGATTCTGGAAACTTATAA
- a CDS encoding DUF5686 and carboxypeptidase regulatory-like domain-containing protein — protein sequence MKITLLSLFAFFYSTIGIAQTGGTGLRGMVKNAQGEALPYAAVIVKGTPNGTITNAEGRYEIALAPGKYTIVFQFLGFQTIQKPVEIGTGFTTLDATLEEQALRLAEVEAKAGNEDPAYTIMRRAIAKSRFHQLQVQRFKARVYTKSSVTVLDLPNLAEMAFRKQLKEAEKEANFKVGVPLLNETVAEVSFSQPNTYRQRIIANRNSQGDFLSPNQFYNASFYNPTIANSVSPLSPKAFAYYKFEYKGTFREPGPDGKAIEISKIQVIPRQYGEGVFRGTIYIIENTWAIHSLQLETVNNIGISFTVRHVCTPIQGVWMPTNQRYNGSGSYLGVKATGYYIRNLTFSEFVVNPAFVEEIEVADEKKGPPATTLSKGDIKGKQLDELVKKQKEFSTKNLRQLVKEYEKQEKQARKNRKEDVTVVRDDSLVVDSLARKRSNVFWDSLRSVPLTTAEIKSYRKADSLGLTREIKAPGTTDTTRRDSTKKKSPNKFSIGQLLSGNTWRLSKRSSLIYTSPITRIEYNTVEGYSLEGAWNFRYRARVDSVNRFRQIPLGEWNIGGTGRYQFGRKQFVGYGQASYQYKNTRIGLSGGRYLYQFNSDNPISPFLNSLTTLLFEQNFAKLYQKDFLNLSVSASPFKQRLNLAGSLEYAQRTELTNYKEDLKPWINWRNRVYTPNRPENAELTNTGFPVHNALVLNLTASARLGSTQYIIRNGRRTAQRDNDSPLLTVNYRKGIHGVADSDVDYDFLQASISHSFETGIRSRLNYQISAGAFLNDKQVYFPDFKHFAGNQFFFQQGDVVSSFRLLPYYQYSTGKRFVEGHVLAEFRKFLVTQLTIVRLIGLKENLFVHYLYTPNSQHYTEVGYGLDGLIPQVLPFFRVEVISQWQDAKYQGVGFRIGTTLKFGR from the coding sequence ATGAAGATCACCCTACTTAGTCTGTTCGCTTTCTTTTATTCAACAATAGGCATCGCGCAAACGGGCGGCACGGGCCTACGGGGAATGGTTAAGAATGCTCAGGGCGAAGCGTTGCCTTATGCTGCGGTCATTGTTAAGGGTACACCCAACGGTACGATTACCAACGCCGAGGGGCGCTATGAAATCGCGCTGGCACCCGGCAAGTACACCATTGTTTTTCAATTTCTGGGATTTCAGACAATCCAGAAGCCAGTAGAGATTGGAACCGGATTTACCACCTTAGACGCTACCCTGGAGGAGCAGGCCCTTCGCCTGGCGGAGGTAGAAGCGAAAGCGGGCAACGAAGATCCGGCCTATACGATCATGCGTCGGGCCATTGCCAAAAGCCGGTTTCATCAATTGCAGGTACAGCGGTTTAAGGCGAGAGTCTACACCAAATCATCAGTTACAGTGCTTGACCTTCCCAACCTGGCCGAGATGGCGTTTCGGAAGCAGCTAAAAGAAGCGGAAAAGGAGGCCAACTTCAAAGTTGGTGTGCCATTGCTGAACGAAACCGTGGCCGAAGTTTCGTTTAGTCAGCCAAATACCTACCGGCAGCGAATCATTGCGAATCGTAATTCGCAGGGCGATTTTCTGAGCCCCAACCAGTTTTATAACGCCAGTTTTTACAATCCAACCATCGCTAATTCGGTATCACCCCTATCGCCCAAAGCGTTTGCGTACTATAAATTTGAATACAAGGGCACCTTTCGGGAGCCGGGGCCGGATGGGAAAGCGATAGAAATCAGCAAAATCCAGGTTATTCCAAGGCAGTATGGCGAGGGCGTTTTCCGAGGCACGATCTACATCATCGAAAACACCTGGGCTATTCACAGTTTGCAGCTGGAGACGGTCAACAACATCGGAATTTCTTTCACCGTTCGCCATGTCTGTACGCCTATCCAGGGCGTTTGGATGCCGACAAACCAACGCTACAATGGCAGTGGGTCTTACCTGGGCGTGAAAGCAACGGGCTACTATATCCGTAACCTTACGTTTAGCGAATTCGTGGTCAATCCAGCCTTTGTGGAGGAAATTGAGGTTGCCGATGAGAAAAAAGGGCCACCCGCCACAACACTATCCAAAGGGGATATCAAGGGCAAACAACTGGATGAATTGGTGAAAAAGCAGAAGGAATTTTCAACCAAAAATTTAAGGCAGCTCGTCAAGGAATACGAAAAGCAGGAAAAACAGGCCCGCAAAAATCGGAAAGAAGACGTAACCGTTGTGCGCGACGATTCACTGGTAGTCGATTCACTGGCCCGCAAACGATCCAATGTTTTCTGGGACTCGCTGCGGTCGGTGCCGCTGACAACCGCCGAAATCAAAAGCTACCGCAAAGCCGATAGCCTGGGACTAACCCGTGAGATAAAGGCCCCCGGAACTACCGATACCACCCGACGGGACTCAACGAAGAAGAAATCACCGAATAAGTTTTCCATTGGCCAATTACTGAGCGGCAACACATGGCGCCTGAGTAAACGCAGCTCCCTGATTTATACCAGCCCAATCACCCGGATCGAGTACAATACGGTTGAAGGCTACTCACTGGAAGGGGCGTGGAATTTCCGCTATCGGGCTAGAGTAGATTCGGTAAATCGGTTCAGGCAAATTCCATTGGGCGAATGGAATATCGGTGGAACGGGCCGCTATCAGTTTGGCCGCAAGCAGTTTGTTGGTTACGGGCAGGCCAGCTACCAGTACAAAAACACCCGAATTGGTCTCTCTGGCGGACGGTATTTATATCAGTTCAATTCCGATAATCCAATCAGCCCATTTTTGAATTCGCTGACAACGCTCCTGTTCGAGCAGAATTTTGCGAAACTCTATCAGAAAGATTTCCTGAACCTATCTGTCAGCGCGTCGCCGTTTAAACAACGACTAAACCTAGCCGGTAGCCTGGAATATGCCCAGCGAACAGAACTGACCAACTACAAAGAAGACCTTAAACCGTGGATAAACTGGCGCAATCGTGTCTATACGCCCAACCGACCCGAAAATGCGGAACTGACCAACACGGGTTTCCCGGTCCACAATGCGCTGGTACTGAACCTAACGGCTTCGGCGCGGCTGGGTTCTACACAATACATCATCCGGAATGGACGGCGGACGGCCCAGCGCGATAATGATAGCCCGTTACTGACCGTAAATTACCGAAAAGGTATTCATGGCGTTGCTGATTCCGACGTTGATTATGATTTTCTCCAGGCCAGCATCAGCCATTCATTTGAAACCGGCATCCGGAGCCGTCTGAATTATCAGATCAGTGCCGGGGCTTTTCTGAATGACAAACAAGTGTATTTCCCCGATTTCAAGCACTTTGCGGGAAACCAGTTTTTCTTCCAGCAGGGCGATGTTGTCTCCAGTTTTCGTCTACTGCCGTATTATCAATACAGCACCGGAAAGCGGTTTGTTGAGGGGCATGTTCTGGCCGAATTCCGCAAGTTTCTCGTAACTCAACTGACAATTGTTCGGCTCATTGGCCTGAAAGAGAACCTATTTGTGCATTACCTCTACACGCCGAATTCGCAGCACTACACCGAAGTTGGCTATGGTTTAGATGGCCTGATTCCACAGGTGCTGCCATTTTTCCGGGTGGAAGTTATTTCGCAGTGGCAGGACGCCAAATACCAGGGAGTAGGGTTCCGAATTGGCACAACGCTGAAATTTGGCCGGTAA
- a CDS encoding M20 family metallo-hydrolase, producing the protein MKNTLLVCLFLVSSVASAQVQTTNLKINQQRIQDRLLELSKIGALPNGGVGRVGYSKADQEGRAYFMGLMKKAGLVVTVDYAGNIIGRRKGKNPALKPIAFGSHIDSVPNGGNYDGPVGSISGLELIETLNENNIITEHPLELIIFANEEGGTIGSGAIIGKITPLALKSVTQSGLTIADGIRAIGGNPDSLSKVVRKKGDLTAFIELHIEQGGILMTENLQIGVVEGIVGIEHWDVTIEGAANHAGTTPMNSRRDALLAAAKLIVALNEVVTSHEGRQVGTVGKIAIEPGAYNVIPGKVVLGIEIRDLSYDKIWKLFHEVEGKAQEIAKTSETTITFEKSGVPVTPALTAKPIQDKIIGAAKSLGLSYRYMQSGAGHDSQEMAQIAPVGMIFIPSVGGISHSPKEFSKGVDIGHGANVLLQTMLAIDRN; encoded by the coding sequence ATGAAAAACACACTACTCGTTTGCCTGTTTCTGGTTTCATCTGTGGCAAGTGCCCAGGTACAGACAACCAACCTGAAAATCAATCAGCAGCGGATACAGGATCGGCTGCTGGAGTTATCGAAAATTGGCGCATTGCCCAACGGTGGAGTTGGTCGGGTCGGGTATAGCAAAGCCGATCAGGAAGGCCGGGCCTATTTTATGGGCTTGATGAAAAAAGCCGGACTCGTCGTAACGGTCGACTACGCGGGCAATATCATTGGCCGACGAAAAGGGAAGAATCCAGCCCTGAAACCCATCGCCTTTGGTTCGCACATCGATAGTGTACCCAATGGCGGTAATTACGATGGGCCTGTCGGGTCCATCAGTGGGCTGGAACTCATTGAAACTCTCAACGAAAATAACATCATCACGGAACACCCGCTGGAACTGATCATTTTTGCCAATGAAGAAGGGGGTACAATCGGTAGCGGTGCCATAATCGGAAAAATTACCCCACTCGCGTTAAAGTCGGTAACTCAAAGCGGGCTGACGATAGCCGATGGCATCCGGGCAATTGGCGGTAACCCGGATAGTCTGAGCAAAGTGGTCAGAAAAAAAGGCGATTTGACCGCTTTTATCGAACTGCACATCGAGCAGGGCGGTATCTTAATGACAGAAAATTTACAGATTGGTGTGGTAGAGGGGATTGTTGGGATTGAACACTGGGACGTAACGATTGAGGGCGCGGCCAACCATGCTGGCACAACGCCCATGAATAGTCGACGCGATGCGCTGCTGGCAGCGGCTAAACTGATTGTTGCTCTGAACGAAGTAGTTACCAGTCACGAAGGCAGGCAAGTCGGTACGGTCGGCAAAATAGCGATCGAACCCGGTGCGTATAATGTCATTCCGGGTAAAGTAGTGTTAGGCATAGAAATCAGGGATTTATCGTACGATAAAATCTGGAAACTATTTCACGAAGTAGAAGGCAAAGCCCAGGAAATTGCCAAAACCTCCGAAACGACGATCACATTTGAAAAGTCTGGTGTGCCGGTAACTCCCGCTCTCACGGCCAAACCGATTCAGGACAAAATCATCGGTGCAGCCAAATCGTTGGGCCTATCGTACCGGTATATGCAGAGTGGGGCCGGGCATGACTCGCAGGAAATGGCACAAATCGCACCCGTTGGCATGATTTTCATACCCAGCGTGGGCGGTATCAGTCATTCGCCCAAAGAATTCTCAAAAGGAGTTGACATTGGACATGGGGCCAATGTGTTATTACAAACGATGCTGGCCATCGACCGAAACTAG
- a CDS encoding SDR family NAD(P)-dependent oxidoreductase yields the protein MDLKLVGKRALVTGSSSGLGEAIIRMLAAEGAAVVVHGRDENRANAVAEAIRTEGGQADVAIGDLATDSGADTVANTALNGGAIDILVNNAGAYHHMNWMEATPQNWIETYESNVLSGVRMIHRLVPQMRERGWGRVIQIGGGLAQQPIPMQPDYNASLAARHNLAVSLARELKDSGVTSNVVAPGAILVPSVKALLMNLAPAKGWGTTWDEIERNAARDFVPNDIGRFGRPEEIAGAVSYLASSYADYISGAVLRVDGGTIRSAF from the coding sequence TTGGACCTGAAATTAGTAGGTAAACGTGCTTTGGTGACCGGATCAAGTTCCGGTTTGGGCGAAGCGATTATCAGGATGCTGGCCGCCGAAGGGGCAGCCGTTGTAGTGCATGGTCGTGACGAAAATCGGGCTAATGCCGTTGCGGAGGCCATTCGTACAGAAGGTGGTCAGGCCGATGTTGCCATCGGCGATCTGGCCACCGATTCCGGTGCCGATACCGTAGCCAATACGGCATTGAACGGCGGAGCAATCGACATTCTGGTCAACAACGCCGGAGCCTATCACCACATGAACTGGATGGAAGCTACTCCCCAAAACTGGATCGAGACGTACGAATCGAATGTGTTGTCCGGCGTACGAATGATACACCGGCTGGTGCCGCAGATGCGTGAGCGAGGCTGGGGTCGTGTCATCCAGATTGGTGGAGGTCTTGCCCAGCAGCCGATCCCGATGCAGCCCGATTATAATGCTTCGTTGGCGGCTCGCCATAATCTGGCCGTTTCGCTGGCCCGCGAGTTGAAAGACTCAGGAGTGACGTCAAACGTTGTAGCGCCGGGAGCCATTCTTGTCCCAAGTGTTAAAGCGTTGCTGATGAATCTTGCACCAGCTAAAGGTTGGGGCACTACCTGGGACGAGATTGAACGAAATGCGGCCCGTGATTTTGTGCCAAATGATATAGGACGTTTTGGCCGTCCGGAAGAAATAGCCGGAGCCGTTTCGTATCTGGCGAGTTCTTATGCCGATTATATAAGTGGTGCCGTTCTGCGTGTCGATGGGGGCACCATCCGCTCGGCATTTTAA
- a CDS encoding helix-turn-helix domain-containing protein codes for MTLLEGEKRSAQILYSCYHTRSREGEQFIPEHIFSYQIAGTLAMNDGNKEYIFNEGDFRFCKRNHLVKFNKQPPEGGEFKSISVYLDQETLRNVSLEYGFNGEKHQEGDSILQLKPARLYESYMNSLMPYDQLRQPANENLQSIKLKEAILILLQTNPELKTVLFDFSEPGKIDLEGFMNKNFHFNVELKRFAYLTGRSLATFKRDFEKIFHSSPSRWLLQKRLQEAHYLIKEKGKAPSDVYLDLGFEDLSHFSFAFKKMYGSSPSRI; via the coding sequence ATGACGCTGCTCGAGGGCGAAAAGAGATCGGCACAAATACTCTATTCCTGCTACCATACCCGAAGCCGGGAGGGCGAACAGTTCATTCCTGAGCATATTTTCAGCTACCAGATTGCGGGGACGCTGGCCATGAATGACGGGAATAAAGAGTATATTTTTAATGAAGGTGATTTCAGATTCTGCAAACGAAATCACCTGGTTAAATTTAACAAGCAGCCACCCGAAGGCGGTGAATTTAAATCTATATCCGTCTATCTTGATCAGGAAACCCTTCGAAATGTTAGTCTGGAATATGGCTTTAATGGCGAAAAACATCAGGAAGGCGATTCCATACTTCAGCTAAAGCCTGCCAGACTTTACGAAAGTTACATGAATTCGCTGATGCCTTATGATCAGCTACGGCAGCCGGCCAATGAAAACCTGCAGTCCATAAAATTGAAGGAAGCGATTTTGATTTTGCTGCAAACAAATCCGGAATTAAAGACCGTTTTGTTCGACTTTTCGGAACCGGGCAAAATTGATCTGGAAGGATTTATGAACAAAAACTTTCACTTCAATGTGGAGTTGAAACGGTTTGCCTATTTAACGGGTAGAAGCCTTGCTACGTTTAAGCGTGATTTTGAGAAGATATTTCATAGTTCGCCCAGTCGCTGGTTACTGCAAAAAAGGCTACAGGAAGCGCATTACCTAATTAAAGAAAAAGGTAAAGCCCCCTCGGATGTATACCTCGACCTGGGCTTTGAGGACCTGTCACATTTTTCGTTTGCCTTTAAAAAAATGTACGGTTCATCGCCGTCAAGAATCTGA
- a CDS encoding nuclear transport factor 2 family protein: MDKLLNNIQQLNQLVLDGRAIDAFEHYYDEQVVMQENALPPTIGKAANRQREQLFYSNLTAVHTARVLDTAAGDGVTMVVWQYDYTHKEWGRKNYTQVSVQHWRNDKIVREQFFYDSVPA, from the coding sequence ATGGACAAGCTCCTCAACAACATTCAACAACTGAACCAGCTCGTGCTCGACGGCCGGGCAATAGATGCCTTCGAGCACTACTACGACGAACAGGTCGTCATGCAGGAAAATGCATTGCCGCCTACAATCGGTAAAGCCGCAAATCGTCAGCGCGAACAGCTGTTTTATAGCAACCTCACGGCCGTACATACGGCTCGGGTACTCGACACAGCCGCGGGTGATGGCGTAACGATGGTCGTTTGGCAGTATGACTATACGCACAAAGAGTGGGGTCGCAAAAACTACACGCAGGTATCGGTGCAGCACTGGCGCAACGACAAAATCGTTCGTGAGCAATTCTTCTATGATTCGGTACCCGCCTGA
- a CDS encoding DmpA family aminopeptidase — MTNQFTVLLFVVASQFSVFAQKPRAREIGIPFSGTPGKFNAITDVKGVEVGYSTIISGQGKNIRGKGPVRTGVTAILPRGRTNNPVFSNWYSLNGNGEMTGTTWITESGFLETPIMITNTNSVGVVRDAVLKWFVKTGWYKEDYWYTYPIVAETYDGGLNDIYGFHVKESHAFEALDKAKSGILEEGNVGGGTGMMCLGFKGGTGTSSRVVKIKDSAYTVGVLVQSNFGTKRHLTIAGVPIGEELKDTLNYEIKGPPSYKQEGDGSIIVVVATDAPLLPHQLKRIATRVSLGVGIVGGKGNNGSGDIFIAFSTANPTAFQRENIAKLDQLPNDQMNPLFEATVQAVEESIINAMVAAETMEGINGNKAYGLPHKRVVDLLKKYRRIK, encoded by the coding sequence ATGACCAACCAGTTTACCGTACTCCTTTTCGTAGTGGCAAGCCAATTTTCGGTTTTTGCCCAGAAGCCAAGAGCAAGAGAAATTGGCATTCCTTTTTCGGGAACGCCCGGAAAATTCAATGCCATAACCGATGTAAAAGGCGTAGAAGTCGGGTATAGCACCATCATATCGGGCCAGGGGAAAAATATACGGGGAAAAGGTCCCGTCAGAACAGGCGTCACCGCTATTTTACCAAGAGGCAGAACGAATAACCCTGTTTTTTCAAATTGGTATTCATTGAATGGCAATGGAGAAATGACAGGAACAACCTGGATTACTGAATCCGGATTTCTCGAAACACCCATCATGATCACCAATACAAACAGCGTGGGGGTTGTTAGAGATGCCGTCCTGAAATGGTTCGTCAAAACGGGCTGGTATAAAGAAGATTATTGGTACACGTACCCAATTGTGGCCGAAACATACGACGGCGGACTGAATGATATTTACGGGTTTCATGTCAAAGAAAGCCATGCTTTTGAGGCATTAGACAAGGCTAAATCGGGCATTTTGGAAGAGGGCAATGTGGGCGGAGGAACAGGTATGATGTGTCTGGGCTTCAAAGGGGGGACAGGAACATCGTCGAGAGTCGTAAAAATTAAAGACTCCGCCTATACCGTAGGTGTACTGGTGCAATCTAATTTTGGTACCAAACGACATTTAACCATTGCAGGCGTACCCATTGGCGAAGAACTGAAAGATACGCTGAATTATGAGATCAAAGGCCCGCCATCCTACAAACAGGAAGGGGATGGGTCTATCATTGTGGTTGTTGCCACCGACGCCCCTTTATTACCCCATCAGTTGAAACGGATAGCCACCCGAGTTTCGCTGGGCGTGGGCATTGTTGGCGGTAAAGGAAACAATGGTTCGGGAGACATTTTCATTGCCTTTTCAACCGCAAACCCAACGGCTTTTCAACGGGAAAATATCGCCAAACTCGATCAACTGCCCAATGATCAGATGAATCCGCTTTTTGAGGCCACCGTTCAGGCCGTAGAGGAATCCATTATCAACGCCATGGTTGCCGCCGAAACGATGGAGGGCATTAATGGAAATAAAGCGTATGGCCTTCCGCATAAGCGGGTCGTTGATTTACTGAAAAAGTACAGGCGAATTAAGTAA
- a CDS encoding DoxX family protein, with the protein MFQKIIATRSDWAGLVLRLPLGTVMLYHGLQKAVGWFGGFGFSNTMQFFTDTVHIPWLIGLLTIGIETIGAIGLLLGLLGRVNALATFTVMLGAMLTTHLPVGFSMNWFGNQKGEGYEMDLLIFGMSLALLIIGSGRYSIDRLLVQRAGSSEKNPASQPQSQTATLR; encoded by the coding sequence ATGTTTCAAAAAATCATTGCCACCCGCAGCGATTGGGCGGGATTGGTACTTCGTTTGCCGCTCGGCACAGTAATGCTATACCATGGATTGCAGAAAGCTGTCGGTTGGTTTGGCGGCTTTGGCTTCAGCAATACTATGCAATTCTTCACCGATACGGTTCATATCCCCTGGCTTATTGGTCTTTTGACCATTGGCATCGAGACGATTGGCGCTATCGGACTGCTGCTGGGTTTGCTGGGGCGGGTCAATGCACTGGCGACCTTTACTGTTATGCTGGGAGCGATGCTGACCACACATTTGCCAGTTGGCTTCTCCATGAACTGGTTCGGCAACCAGAAAGGAGAAGGTTACGAAATGGACCTGCTCATTTTCGGCATGAGCCTGGCCTTGCTAATTATTGGCAGTGGTCGCTATTCGATCGACCGTCTTCTTGTGCAACGTGCTGGTTCGTCGGAGAAAAACCCGGCCAGTCAGCCCCAGTCGCAAACGGCAACCCTCAGGTAG
- a CDS encoding Crp/Fnr family transcriptional regulator codes for MYDPILAHVGQYIRLEPAETDYFTSLLKYKLLRKRQYLVQAGDVCKFDSFVLKGCLRTYFVDDRGDEHVVQFAVENWWTGDLYSFLTQSPAAYNTDALEDSELLQIDQASMDELYERVPKFERFFRILSQRAFVAAEQRVIATISQTAEERYRHFIERYPGIDQRVPQHLIASYLGFTPEFLSRIRKQLATRKA; via the coding sequence ATGTACGATCCGATCCTCGCTCATGTAGGTCAGTATATCCGGCTCGAACCGGCCGAAACGGACTATTTCACCTCGTTACTGAAGTATAAACTGCTGCGCAAACGCCAATACCTGGTGCAGGCCGGTGATGTATGCAAGTTCGATTCATTTGTGCTTAAAGGTTGTCTGCGAACCTATTTTGTGGACGATCGTGGCGACGAGCATGTGGTACAGTTCGCCGTTGAAAACTGGTGGACGGGCGATCTGTATAGTTTTCTGACACAATCGCCAGCGGCCTACAATACCGACGCCCTCGAAGACTCGGAGCTTTTACAGATCGATCAGGCATCGATGGATGAGCTGTATGAGCGTGTCCCCAAATTTGAACGATTTTTTCGTATTCTCAGTCAGCGGGCGTTTGTGGCAGCGGAACAACGGGTGATTGCGACCATCAGCCAAACCGCCGAGGAACGTTATCGTCACTTCATCGAGCGTTACCCTGGCATCGACCAGCGTGTTCCTCAACACCTCATAGCCTCCTATTTAGGTTTTACACCCGAGTTTCTTAGCCGCATCCGAAAGCAACTGGCTACCCGGAAAGCTTAA
- a CDS encoding oxidoreductase, with the protein MTKVWFITGSSRGLGRSLTEAVLANGDHVVATARKPEQLAELTQKYPDQIYPVRLDVTDKAQIISAVEQAITRFGRIDVLVNNAGFGIIGAAEAFTDEQVRSQLETNLYAPIEVTRVVLPYMRKQRSGRILQISSVGGRVGNAGLTMYQAAKFGLGGFSEALNKEVAPLGIRVTSVEPGGFRTDWAGESMTYAPSIDDYASTVNQRADYFKSGSFVPMGDPDKAAKAMIDLVEHPEPPVHLVLGSEAASLLTHADAERKAEFEKWMPVSISTDHDEAANFLETALGKAFVNRKGND; encoded by the coding sequence ATGACAAAAGTTTGGTTTATTACAGGAAGTTCACGGGGGCTTGGACGGAGTCTTACCGAAGCCGTACTCGCCAATGGTGACCACGTAGTGGCAACAGCCCGCAAGCCGGAACAATTAGCAGAACTTACCCAGAAGTATCCGGATCAGATCTACCCGGTCCGGTTGGATGTTACCGATAAAGCACAGATCATCTCCGCTGTTGAACAGGCAATAACCCGTTTTGGTCGTATAGACGTATTGGTAAATAACGCTGGATTTGGCATCATTGGTGCCGCAGAAGCCTTTACCGACGAGCAGGTACGCAGCCAGTTGGAAACGAACCTCTATGCGCCGATCGAAGTAACCCGCGTTGTGTTGCCTTACATGCGTAAGCAGCGCTCTGGTCGCATTCTGCAAATCAGTTCAGTAGGCGGCCGAGTCGGGAATGCCGGATTAACGATGTATCAGGCCGCTAAATTTGGACTGGGTGGTTTTAGTGAAGCGTTGAATAAAGAAGTGGCTCCCCTTGGCATACGGGTAACGAGCGTAGAACCCGGCGGATTTCGTACCGATTGGGCTGGTGAGTCCATGACCTATGCTCCGTCAATTGACGACTATGCATCAACTGTAAACCAAAGGGCCGATTACTTTAAGAGTGGCTCCTTTGTTCCAATGGGTGATCCCGATAAGGCCGCAAAAGCAATGATTGATCTGGTCGAGCATCCGGAGCCGCCTGTGCATTTGGTACTGGGCAGTGAAGCCGCCAGTCTTTTGACACACGCCGACGCCGAACGAAAGGCTGAGTTCGAAAAATGGATGCCGGTAAGCATCTCCACCGATCATGATGAAGCCGCCAATTTTCTGGAAACAGCGTTAGGGAAAGCGTTTGTGAACCGGAAGGGTAATGATTAA